The nucleotide sequence CCACGGCCAACAGCGTTGGCGTCGCCAGTATGGGCCCGCAAAGATATATTGGTGATCTCACCGGGCTTGGGCGCGGACGGGTTGGATGCGTCGTAGATCTCGAGCAATGCCGTGCCGGTTTCGCCGCTTTGGTCGTGGAGATTTACGGTAAATTGTGCGCTGCCGGTCGTGAGTCGTGAGGCCATCTTCACACATTTCACGACCGTCGCCGCCGCCTTCTTCGGCGGGTTGAAAAATCACCACGACGGTGCCATCGAAGTTACGCGTCTCGGCGAGATATTTGGCGGCGCCGAGCAACATAGCGGTGTGACCGTCGTGACCGCAGGCGTGCATCAATCCCTCGTGTTGCGAAGCGTAGGGCAGGTCGGTGGTTTCGACGACGGGCAACGCATCCATGTCGGCGCGCAGCCCGATAACGCGGCCGCTGGATCTTTGGCGACCGTGAATCACGCCGACGACGCCCGTGCGACCGAGCCCGGTTCTGATCTCGTCGCAGCCGAACGCCCTGAGTTTTTCCGCCATAAACGCCGAAGTGCGGTGCGTCTCGAACAACAGTTCCGGGTGCTGGTGCAGCTCACGGTGCCATGCGGTGATTGCAGGATGGAGTTCAACCAGACGGGAAATAACGGGCATGCACTCATTGTGATCATGCCCGTCGCGAAGGGGACGCCCGCGATGTGATTTTCAGTGCGTCGTCTCGAGGTGGTTCTCTATTAGGGCACGAGGTAGATTTCCAAGATCACGACGCCGGTGCGCTGTTCCGGGTCGGTGACCGAGAGGGTGTAGGGACCGGGGGACAGTTCGAGCACCAGTGCGCTGTCGAGTGATTCGCGTTCCAAGGCGAATGCGCCGACTTCGGCCATCGTGGCAGCGAGGCCATCGGCATCACTGTCGTCACCCCAGTTGTCCACCGTTGCGATGGCGTCGCCGTTTGCGTGATGTAACGTCATCACGGGATCGGGCAGGGGTTGAGTGATGTTGAAGTTGCTCAAGGAAGGACCGATCGCGCGCACGAGGACCCGGGCCGGGCGCTGGTAGCCGAGGGGATCGGTCAGGACAAAGCCGGCCACGGCCGTGGCGTCGCCGGGTCCCGCGTGAGCTCGGAGCGAAAGGTTGACCAGATTCGCGGGACGACTGCTGTCCTGAAAGTCAGCGATTTCGTAGATTTCCAACAACGCTGGTCCTTCATCGCCAGCCGTTTTGTTCAGGTGCACGGTCAGGTGACTGGTTTCCTGCACGCCCACTTGGAAGGCGGCGTCGAGGCTCGGATCGCGCAGCGGGAAGGCCCCGAACTGCGCGCTGCGACCGATGATTTGGCTGTGGTTGGTGGAATCGCTCGTCCAGTTGTCGTTGGCGGCAATCTCTTCCGCGTCGGCTGAAAATACTGTCAGGCTGGGGTCGCTCAACGGCGCGGCGATTCCGTGGTCGAGCAGCGACGGTCCGACGCCGCGCAACATGTAGAAACTGGGTGTGCCTGCCGCCGATCGGCTCACGCTGAATCCCGCCACCATGGCGCGCTCCCCATCACCGGGCACGGCCCGGCCGGACAGGTTGGCCAGGCCAACGACGGAGTGTTCACCTGCGAGTTTGCCGACGTTGCTGAGCGTCGTGCCGCCGGGGCCGGAGGTTCGCAGTTGGTAGCGGCCGAGGTTTTCAAGTTGGACGTCGGAAATCGCCAACGTGGGTGATGTGGGGTCGGTCGGGAGCGGTTGACCGTCCAAAGCCAACCATTGGTAGGTGAACGGCCCCGTGCCGGTGACATGGGCCGAGAGGGTGATGTTTTCGCCGCGGGCGATGTTGTCGTCGCCTCCGATGTTGGCGTAGGGGGGCAGCATATCATGGAGGCTCACGTCGGTGCGCAGTCGGGCGAGATGGGTCGTCGCGTGGTTTTCCCAAGTGGAAAAATCACCGGTGACAAAGAGGCTGCCATTCGGGGCCAGACTATAGGAGCCGGTGTAGTCTCGTTGGTAGCCGGCGTAAAAACTGTCGTCAGCCACGATGCCAGTGGAGCTCAGGCGATATCGGACGGGATCCGGGGAGTAGGGCAGAAAGTAGATCAGTCCGGTGGAGCGATCGACTTCGGGTGGTTCGGTGGATGGCAGCCATTCCACCGGGGAAATGCCGGGAACACTTCCGCCGGTTTCCTGAATCACAAAGATCTTATTGTAGCCGTGGTAGATCTCAAACACGACGCAGCGGCCATCGTTGAGCGGATAGAGGTAAAGGTGACTGTAGAGCACTTGCGAGCGGGGACCGACAAAATTGGGGTCCACGGTGCCATCGACCTTCAGCCGAGCCGTGCGATCCGTTCCGTAGGTGTAGTCGGTCGGGCGTTCGGGGTTGGGGTAGCGCAGTCTGATCAACGGACGATTGAGATGATCCAGATCGAACCCTTTGAGCATGGCGGTGGCGGGTGCGCTGAATTCGAACCCCGAGTCCACGCTGCCATCGGATTGGAAGTGCGCGAGGTGATCGCCCTGTCGCACAAAAAAACTCCCGTCGGTCGCGACGCGCACTTCGCTTAAGGGTTGGGCGGCGTCGAAATCTGCGGGCAGACTGAACGAGAGCGCCACACCGTCGGGAGCCACGTGGTGAGGTGCCGTGGCGGTGATAATGCTATCATCCGCCAATACCGCCAGGACCGTGCCAGAGTCGGCGGCCAGATGCGTGGTGTGGAGCAAAGTCCCGTCGGGCGCTAATTTTGTTACTAGGCGCGCTGGGTCGGCGGAGTTTCCCGAACGGAGAAACACGGTGCCGTCTCCCCGCAGGGCCACGATAGTCCCGCGGGGAGTGTCGGCGGCGGCGCTGAAAGACGTATCAACGATTGCGGGCGATGGGGGCACGACATTGATGACGATCGTGTTGGTGCTCATTTCCGTGCGGGTGCCGGTAGTCACCTGCAGGCGGTAGTTTCCGCTGTCTGCCGAGCTCAGGTTGGCGAGCTCCAGTTCGCGTTCCACCGCGCCGGAGACCGGGGAACCGTTGTGGACCCATTGGTAGATCGGTCCGTCGGTCGGCGTGTTTTGGTCGGGGTGAATTCGGATGGTCGATCCCGGAGCGAAATGGGTGCTCCGATTGGTGAGGTTGCCATCGGACTCGACTTGAAGAAAGACGACCGCGTGGAGTCCGGTCGCGAACAGGAGTGAACCGGCGAAAGCGAGGAGTAAATTTGAGCGAAAGGGAATGGACATGGCGCGAGGACGGAGGGTGATTATCCCCCGATTAACCAGACGATTTGTTCGAGGGCTGAGACAACCGACCGAGCGAAATCCGCTATTGTCCGAGCTCCGGTTTTCCGGGAAAGGGAAACCCTGGGAACGCCGAGCTCCAGCTCGACCCCACCCATCACGCCGCTTGCCGAGCTGGAGCTCGGCGTTCCCAGCGGGAAATCGCTTACCAGCCGTGGGCGCGTTTGATGCGGAGGGCGTCGTAGAGGGACGGATCCAATTCTTGGAGGAAGCGGGAGGGGGTGAGCAGCATGCCGCCGGGACCGGCCTTGGTGGCGATCTTGGGGTAGCAGAGGTAGAGTTCGTTCTTGGCTCGGGTCACCGCGACGTAGAAGAGGCGGCGTTCTTCTTCGACGTCGTTGGCTTCGATCGCGCGGCGGCCGGGGAACAAGCCGTCGGCGCAGCCGATGACGAAGACGATGTCGTATTCGAGCCCCTTGGCTTGGTGAATCGTGGTGAGCTTGATGGCCTCTTGATTGGGCTCGACGGCGCGGTCGCTGGTCTCGCCGTTGAGCAGGACGATTTGCGCGAGCAGGTCTTGCATGGCGTCGAAGCGCGCGGCGAAACCGGAGAGCGCGGTGAGCTCGTCGATGCGGTCCATGTAGTCGGCGTAGGCACCTTTGAGGTAGTCGCCATACCAGCCGTCCATCGCCACTTCGACGGTCACTTGCGGCGGTTCTTCGCGCATGGCGTCGGCCGTCTGGCGGAGCGAGGCGCAGAAGCTGGGCCATTCGTCTTTGGCGCCTTTGGGGACCTTGCTTTTCACGTCGTCGGTGGTGAGCGCGTCGATGAAGTCTTGCTGCATGAGCCGGGCGTGATCGAGGGCGGCGTGATAAATCTTATGCGCGCTTTTTTCGCCGACTTTGGGGAGGAGGCAGGCGATGCGGTGCCAGGCAGATTCGTCGGTCGGATTATAGATGAACCGCAGAATGCCGACGAGGTCGCGCACGTGTTGGCGTTCGAAAAATTTGACGCCGGAAGTGATTTGATACGGCACGCCGGTGCGCGAGAAGGTGAGTTGCGTCTCGAGGGCGACGAAGTGCGAGCGGTAGAGCACGGCGATTTCGTTGGGCGATACGCCGTCGTCTTCGACGAGGGAGCGGATGCGTTTGACGAGGAACTCGGCTTGTTCGCGGTCGTCCATGGTTTGGACGACATAGGGCTTCATGGAGTTGGCGCGGTGGGCGCGCAGTTCCTTGTCGAAGTGACGTCCGGCGGGCTGGGCTTCGAGCACGCCGTTGGCGAGATTGAGAATCTGGGGGGTCGAGCGGTAGTTGGTCTCGATGCGGTGCAGGGCCGTGTTGGGATGACGCTCCGGGAACGTCATGATGTTGGCGAAGTCGGCCCCGCGCCAGGAGTAGATGCACTGGGCGTCGTCGCCGACCGCCATGATGCGATGGTGCGGCGCGAGGGCGTCGATGATCTGCGACTGGATCGTGTTGGTGTCCTGATACTCGTCGACGAGCAGGTGGCGGAAGCGGTTGCCGAAATAGTCGGCGACCTTTGGGTCCTCGGTGAGGAGCTTGAGCCAGAGCTCGAGAAGGTCGTCGTAATCGAGCACGTTTTGCTCGCGCTTGGCCTCGGCGTAGACCTTGGCAAAGGTGGGCAACGCGACGGCGATGTCGTTGTATTGGGGGAAGTGTTCGCTGACGGTCTCGGCGAGGGACTTCTGCGTGTTGCGTGAGAGCGAGATGACGTTGAAGAGCGGGCCTGGCTTGGGGTTGGTCTTGTCTTTGAAGAACAATTTGTCCTCGGCCTCGACGGTGCGCTTCATCAGCGACTCGGATTCTCCGGCGTCGAGGATGGTGAAGTTGGGTTTGAGTTTGAGGCACTCGGACTCGCCAAACATGCGCAGGGCGCGGTTGCCGAGAGAGTGGAACGTGCCGCCCCAGAAGCGGCGGGCATCCTCGCCGGTGAGGTCGTGCACGCGGTGCAGCATCTCCTTGGAGGCTTTGTTGGTGAAGGTGAGCAGCATGATCTCGCCGGGGGGCACGCCCTGATGGAGCAGCCAGGCGACCCGATAGGTGAGGGTGCGCGTCTTGCCGGAGCCGGCGCCGGCGAGCACGAGCAGCGGGCCGGGAGGTGCAGTGACGGCGTTGAACTGCTCGTCGTTGAGGGCCGCACGAAAGTCGATGGGCGGGTAGCCGGGGCCAGTGGGGGCGTCGTCGTCGCGATCGAGAATGAAATCCATGCGACATCGACGGTCGCACCTTCCGGGGGCGAGGCAAAGCCGAAAGCAAC is from Synoicihabitans lomoniglobus and encodes:
- a CDS encoding immunoglobulin domain-containing protein, producing the protein MSIPFRSNLLLAFAGSLLFATGLHAVVFLQVESDGNLTNRSTHFAPGSTIRIHPDQNTPTDGPIYQWVHNGSPVSGAVERELELANLSSADSGNYRLQVTTGTRTEMSTNTIVINVVPPSPAIVDTSFSAAADTPRGTIVALRGDGTVFLRSGNSADPARLVTKLAPDGTLLHTTHLAADSGTVLAVLADDSIITATAPHHVAPDGVALSFSLPADFDAAQPLSEVRVATDGSFFVRQGDHLAHFQSDGSVDSGFEFSAPATAMLKGFDLDHLNRPLIRLRYPNPERPTDYTYGTDRTARLKVDGTVDPNFVGPRSQVLYSHLYLYPLNDGRCVVFEIYHGYNKIFVIQETGGSVPGISPVEWLPSTEPPEVDRSTGLIYFLPYSPDPVRYRLSSTGIVADDSFYAGYQRDYTGSYSLAPNGSLFVTGDFSTWENHATTHLARLRTDVSLHDMLPPYANIGGDDNIARGENITLSAHVTGTGPFTYQWLALDGQPLPTDPTSPTLAISDVQLENLGRYQLRTSGPGGTTLSNVGKLAGEHSVVGLANLSGRAVPGDGERAMVAGFSVSRSAAGTPSFYMLRGVGPSLLDHGIAAPLSDPSLTVFSADAEEIAANDNWTSDSTNHSQIIGRSAQFGAFPLRDPSLDAAFQVGVQETSHLTVHLNKTAGDEGPALLEIYEIADFQDSSRPANLVNLSLRAHAGPGDATAVAGFVLTDPLGYQRPARVLVRAIGPSLSNFNITQPLPDPVMTLHHANGDAIATVDNWGDDSDADGLAATMAEVGAFALERESLDSALVLELSPGPYTLSVTDPEQRTGVVILEIYLVP
- a CDS encoding ATP-dependent helicase, translating into MDFILDRDDDAPTGPGYPPIDFRAALNDEQFNAVTAPPGPLLVLAGAGSGKTRTLTYRVAWLLHQGVPPGEIMLLTFTNKASKEMLHRVHDLTGEDARRFWGGTFHSLGNRALRMFGESECLKLKPNFTILDAGESESLMKRTVEAEDKLFFKDKTNPKPGPLFNVISLSRNTQKSLAETVSEHFPQYNDIAVALPTFAKVYAEAKREQNVLDYDDLLELWLKLLTEDPKVADYFGNRFRHLLVDEYQDTNTIQSQIIDALAPHHRIMAVGDDAQCIYSWRGADFANIMTFPERHPNTALHRIETNYRSTPQILNLANGVLEAQPAGRHFDKELRAHRANSMKPYVVQTMDDREQAEFLVKRIRSLVEDDGVSPNEIAVLYRSHFVALETQLTFSRTGVPYQITSGVKFFERQHVRDLVGILRFIYNPTDESAWHRIACLLPKVGEKSAHKIYHAALDHARLMQQDFIDALTTDDVKSKVPKGAKDEWPSFCASLRQTADAMREEPPQVTVEVAMDGWYGDYLKGAYADYMDRIDELTALSGFAARFDAMQDLLAQIVLLNGETSDRAVEPNQEAIKLTTIHQAKGLEYDIVFVIGCADGLFPGRRAIEANDVEEERRLFYVAVTRAKNELYLCYPKIATKAGPGGMLLTPSRFLQELDPSLYDALRIKRAHGW